One genomic segment of bacterium includes these proteins:
- a CDS encoding CPBP family intramembrane metalloprotease translates to MPQSSEAEILKLTLVSEGAIGLAGFVGLVYWQQLERLSLSVSMIALGLALGLILTFFNFNLERWSKKIPILHAQLNLLQNEILIPLAGKLSLSSICLISVMAGVGEELFFRGLLDQLLGIFLSASLFGLIHFLGNLKRFYLVCVLYILIGLLFSLTVQALMGNLVVVIIAHALLDLLALFKIRKKGLEMQIS, encoded by the coding sequence ATGCCGCAAAGCTCTGAAGCAGAAATACTCAAACTAACTCTAGTTTCTGAAGGAGCAATCGGCCTGGCTGGCTTTGTCGGCCTTGTCTATTGGCAGCAGCTTGAGCGGCTGAGTTTGTCTGTCTCGATGATTGCGCTAGGTCTTGCGCTGGGCTTAATCTTAACGTTTTTTAATTTTAACTTAGAACGTTGGTCGAAAAAAATCCCGATCCTGCATGCTCAGTTAAACCTGCTACAAAATGAAATCTTGATTCCACTCGCCGGTAAGCTCTCACTTAGTTCAATCTGTTTAATTTCAGTTATGGCTGGAGTGGGCGAGGAATTATTTTTTCGCGGATTATTAGATCAGCTTTTAGGGATTTTCCTTTCTGCTAGTTTATTTGGTCTGATTCATTTTCTTGGTAATCTAAAGCGTTTCTATTTAGTTTGTGTCTTATACATCTTAATTGGCCTACTCTTTAGCCTGACTGTGCAAGCTTTGATGGGCAATTTAGTTGTGGTGATAATTGCACACGCATTATTAGATTTGCTGGCGCTGTTTAAAATCAGGAAAAAAGGCCTAGAGATGCAAATTTCATAA